From Myxococcus virescens:
CGGCTCCTGCTTCAGCGGGAAGAGCTGGCCCTGGTCCGCCAGGCGCATGGGCGTGTCCGCCGCGCAGTCGCGCAGCTCCAGCAAGTCACTCACCGCGCGCACCACGTCGGACATGGCGCTCCGTCCGTGGAAGGGCCCGTAGTAGTCGCCGCTCTCGCTGCTGGCGTGGCCCACCACGCGCAGCCGGGGGACGGGCTCGCGCGTCAGATGGATGAAGCAGTGGCCCCGGTCCCGCTTGTGCTCCACGTTGTAGAGGGGGCGCTGTGACTTGATGAGGCGGAACTCGTATAACAGCGCGGCGAACTCGCTGGGCGTGTACTCCCAGGCGATGCGGTGCGCGTGGGCGATGATTTCCGCCGCCTTCTCGTGCGCTTCCGCGCGGAAGTACGACAAGAGCCGCGTGCGCACCCGCACGGACTTGCCCACGTAGAGCACTTCGTCCGAAGGCCCCAGCATCCGGTAGATGCCTGGGCGATTCTCGGCGTGCTCGCGCACGTGGGCGAAGAGGGCGGCGACGCGGGATTCCATGAGACGGGAGCGGAGGCCCGCACCGTAACCGGCGAGGACCGTCGCTTCCATGCCCCGGACCTGTCCGGCTCCTCTGTGAGCCGAAGCCGCTCGGGGAGGTGCCTGCCGGACGTCGCCTCTGGAGGGCAGGCGGTGGCGCGGGAACGCAGGGCGGCGGCCTCAAGTGAAGGCCGCGCGCCCTGGCCCGCGGTGAAGCGCGGCTACGCCGGCTCGATGAAGTTCAGCCGGTAGCCGTCCGGGTCGGTGACGATGAGCTCCCGGGTGTACCAGGGCTGAACCGTGGGGCCGTCCACGGCGGCGCCCAGGGCCTGGGCCCGCAGGAGCACCTCGTCCAGGCTGTGGGGCGCCTCGGCGCGGAGGCCGACGAGCACCCCCGTGCCGCGCCGGCCTTCCAACTTCAGCTGCGGCGGCGGGGTGACCAGGTACACGTCCAGGGCCTCCGCCCACCGGAGGTGGACGAAGGGGGGCTCGGCGCTCACGCGCGTGAAGCCCAGCGCCTCATAGAAGGCCACCGAGCGCGCGCTGTCCGTGACGAGCAGCTTGACGAAGGCCGCCGTCACTTCGCGAGGCCTTCCGCCTTCAGGGCCTCCTGCACGGAGGGCCGGTCCGCCACGCGGGCGTGATAGGCGCGCAGCGCGGGGAAGGGCTCCAGGTCCACCTTGGTGTGCCCAGCCCAGTTGAGCGTCGTGAAGAGGTACGCGTCCGCCACGGTGAACTGGTCGCCCAGCAGGAACGCCTGCTTCGCCACCACCACCTCCAGCATGCCCAGGCGCTGCGCGAGCCGCTCACGCGTCAGCCGCTTGACGTCATCCGGGAACGCCGGGTTGAACAGGGGGCTGAAGCCCTTGTGAATCTCGGTGGAGATGAAGTTGAGCATCTCCTGGAGGCGGTAGCGCTCCAGCGTGCCGTTGGCCGGGGCCAGCTTCTTGTCGGGGACCTGGTCGGCGAGGAACTGGACGATGGCGGGGCCCTCGGTCAGCAGGCTGCCGTCATCCAACTGGAGCGCCGGGACATAGCCCTTGGGGTTGATGGCGTGGAAGTCCTCGCCCGCCGCCGTCTTCTTGGCGCGGATGTCCACCTTCTCGGTGGTGAAGGAGAAGCCGCCCTCACGCAGGATGATGTGGGGCGACAGCGAACAGGCGCCAGGGGAGTAGAAGAGTTTCATGGCGCGGATTCCTGCACGACTCCAGCGCCGTTCGCCACGAATTCGGATGCAGGTCGGGCCGCCCCCTGGGTCGGCCCTGCCCAGGTGACCCGCAGGCACTGCGAGTGATAGGGATTCGTGACGGTCGGCACCGGTCCGGGGAGCCCGCCCGACCGCATCCCCTCAGCGCATGCCCGGCCCCGCGGGCCTGTCCGGATACCTGAACCTATGCGTCTCAAGCAGTCTTTCCTGCTCCCTCTCGCGGTCCTGTCCCTGGGCGTGCTGCCGGCGTGCTCGGACGATGGTGACGACCCCTCCCCTGGCAATGACGCCGGCACTGATGCGGGCACCCACGCGAGAACGGATTCCGGCACGGACGCGGGCGACGACAACCCGGGGCCCAGCACCGAGCCCGGGACCTGTCCTTCCAACGCGCTGCTCTGCGAGTTGTTCGACAGCGGCAACGACACCAACGGATGGAGCGCCAGCGCGGAGAACGCCTCCCTCCAGGTGGACAGCACGCGGACGCGCAACGGCCCGGGCGCGTTGCACGTCCTCACCGAGGATGGACACGACGAGCGGCAGCGTGCTGGCAAGGCCATCGCGCAGTGGCAGAAGAGCATCCCGGCTTTCGAGACCCGGCTCTTCGTGCGCGCGCACGTCTACATGCGCTCGCTGCCGGGAGTGTTCGGGCAGATGGGCACCTTCTTCGTGCTGTCCAACTTCGGCGCGGACTTTGGTGGCTTCGAACTCCAGGTCATGCAGGACAGCGGCTTCGCGCTGGATGACTGGTCCTTCCGCGAAGGGCAGGGCTGGAACCGCCAGCCCGAGCCCGTCCGGCTGGGCATGGAGGCGGGGCGCTGGGTGTGTCTGGAGTGGGAGGTCCGCCGCGACAGCACGTCGAGCACGCACGGCAACACCCGCGTCTATGTGGACGGCACGCTTGCGCACGACTTCACCAACATCGGCATGCGCGCCTTCAACAACTTCTCCGTGGGCTACGGCTTCGTCCACCCGTTGGGGGCGTCCGGCTCCGAGACGTGGATTGACAACGTCGTGGTGAGCACGCAGCGCGTCGGCTGCGACTAGGGCGTCCGCACGAAGCTCCGTGGCAAGAGGAATGGGCACGGCCATGCGGCCCTCAGGACGGGCTGTCTGGCCGTGCGCTTCAAGGCTGCGAGATTGCGAGGGACGCCCGTCGTCACTTCACGGACGCGGGAGGGTCTGCTGCATCTGCCGGCTGCGGTATTGGATGCGCTGATTGAGCGCTTCCTGGCGCTGGGGCGATTCGTCGCGCGAGTACAGCGCCAGCCCGAAGTAGCGCTTCTCTGGCGCATCGGTTCCCCCCATCCGCCACCCGAAGGCTTGTTGCCGGTCGGTGCGATACTCTGAAAACGCGCTCGTTTCCGAGAGCCGCTCGAAGTCATCACGGCCCGCCATTCCCTCGCCATACACGATGCAGGGATATTCGGTGCAGTCGATGCTGGAGACAGAGGCATCTTCGAATCCAGCCTGGGCGAGCGCTTTCCCGATGGACTCCACCAGTGCTGCTTCCTGGAATCTCGCGTCGAGGGAAGCGGGGGCGGGCACCGGTTCGCCTTGGTCGAGTGCTCGGAGCGCTCGCTCCAGCTGGAGCTTCTCCTCCAGGCTGGCGACGTGTGTCTGCTTTTCTGATTCGAGCTGGGCCGTCGTCCCTGGCGCGGCGTGGGGTGAGGGCGGTGCTGGGGTGACGGGCGAAGGCGTGTGAGGGGCCTTGCTCCGGACGGCGGGAGTGGATGGGCCTGGAGTGGGTGACTGCCTGGTGGCGACAGCAGGCAGTGGTGCTGCGTTCTCCATGGGAGATGGAGTCGCATCCGGCTTGATTTGCCAGACGCCGATGCCGCCGCAGACCACACCCAGCAGGAACGTGATGATGAGCCGCATGTGAGTGACGTGCCTTCCATGGAATGGGGGCGCAAGCGCCCAGGTCAGACCGCGATACCTCCTCGCCAGCGCTTCGGTTGAAGCGGGGAAGCTACCCCGGAATCCCGGGCGAGCGGACAGGCGAGCGTCCGTTGGGGCGCGGCGTATCCATGTGCATCGTTCCTGCTCGGACATGGCGGTGGCGCCGGAAAGGAACGAGGACACATGGCGACGGGGACATTGCGCCGGCCCGACCTCCATCGGGTGGCTCGGGCGGGGCAGGGCGCGAGCCGGAGCGGTGTGGAGTGGGCGGCCCGCGTGGGCTACGCCGCGCGCGCGGCGGTCTACGCGGTGATTGGAGTGCTGGCGTTGATGCTGGCCGCGGGTGAAGGAGGCCAGGCGACAGACACCCATGGCGCCGTGGAGGAGGTGGCGCGCCAGCCCTTCGGCTCGGTGCTGCTGGTGCTGCTGGGGGTGGGACTCGTCGCCTTCGCGCTGTGGCGCTTCGCCCAGGCCGCCTGGGACCTGGAAGACAAAGGTCGCTCCGGGAAGGGCATCGCGGCGCGCGTGGGCATGGCGGGCAGCGGCGTGATTCACGCCAGCCTCGCGCTCACGGCCTTCAACCTCCTTCGCGGCCGAGGTGGCGGCGGTGGCGGCGGCAACCAGGGACTCACCGCCAAGCTGCTGTCCCAACCCTTTGGCCAGGTCCTGGTCGTCGTGGTGGGCTTGTCGGTGATGGCGTTCGCCGGATACCAGCTCTACCAGGCCTGGAAGGGACGCATGTTGGAGGAACTGAGCCTGTCCGGACTGGCCGCGCGCCAGCGGACCTGGGTGGAGCGCATCTGCAAGGCCGGTGTCGCGGCGCGCGGCGTGGTGTTCCTGCTGGTGGGTTGGTTCTTCATCCAGGCGGCGCTGCGCGCGGACCCGGCAGAGGCGGGCGGCCTGGGGGAAGCGCTGGGAACGTTGGCGCGCCAGCCCTTCGGACCCTGGCTGCTGGGCCTGGTGGCGTTGGGACTGGTGGCCTACGCCGTCTACCAACTGTGCGTGGCGCGCTACCGGCGCATCCCCACGCCGTGATGCGGCCCTACATGCGGCGCTGCAGGTGGGGCACGGCCGAGGTGAACAGGGCCTCGGGTGCCACCTGGCCCTGCGCGCCGACCAGCGCGGGGTAGACGTCGATGGGCGCCGCGCAGCCCACCACGAAGTCCGCGGCTTCGCGCAGCTTCGCCAGCGCGAAGTCCGTGCAGTGGATGGTGATGACGGGCAGGAGGCCGGGCTCGCTGAGCCACCTCACGCCGTCCGACAAGTCGTGGGCGCTCACGAAGCGTTGCACCGTGTCGCGCAGCTTGCGGCTCTCCTCCAACGCCGCCGCGAGCCCGCTGCGCCGGTCCCGCTGTGGCGCCGGGACGTAGGGCTCCG
This genomic window contains:
- a CDS encoding GIY-YIG nuclease family protein is translated as MPSRGDVRQAPPRAASAHRGAGQVRGMEATVLAGYGAGLRSRLMESRVAALFAHVREHAENRPGIYRMLGPSDEVLYVGKSVRVRTRLLSYFRAEAHEKAAEIIAHAHRIAWEYTPSEFAALLYEFRLIKSQRPLYNVEHKRDRGHCFIHLTREPVPRLRVVGHASSESGDYYGPFHGRSAMSDVVRAVSDLLELRDCAADTPMRLADQGQLFPLKQEPLCMRGQLSRCLAPCAGGCTRAEYDARVAQARAFLEGTSDTPLTLLRERMALAARRLQFEYAAELRDRAERLELMRGWVVELSRMLKRLSFVYTVPGHGGDDRVYVVRRGSVRAELPAPVTHEQQQALEAKAREILERPEPETLGFRAHEAQEVMLIARWFRLHPEELNEGPYQPVGPFCFTRASR
- a CDS encoding VOC family protein, with the translated sequence MTAAFVKLLVTDSARSVAFYEALGFTRVSAEPPFVHLRWAEALDVYLVTPPPQLKLEGRRGTGVLVGLRAEAPHSLDEVLLRAQALGAAVDGPTVQPWYTRELIVTDPDGYRLNFIEPA
- the gstA gene encoding glutathione transferase GstA, which produces MKLFYSPGACSLSPHIILREGGFSFTTEKVDIRAKKTAAGEDFHAINPKGYVPALQLDDGSLLTEGPAIVQFLADQVPDKKLAPANGTLERYRLQEMLNFISTEIHKGFSPLFNPAFPDDVKRLTRERLAQRLGMLEVVVAKQAFLLGDQFTVADAYLFTTLNWAGHTKVDLEPFPALRAYHARVADRPSVQEALKAEGLAK
- a CDS encoding DUF1206 domain-containing protein; its protein translation is MATGTLRRPDLHRVARAGQGASRSGVEWAARVGYAARAAVYAVIGVLALMLAAGEGGQATDTHGAVEEVARQPFGSVLLVLLGVGLVAFALWRFAQAAWDLEDKGRSGKGIAARVGMAGSGVIHASLALTAFNLLRGRGGGGGGGNQGLTAKLLSQPFGQVLVVVVGLSVMAFAGYQLYQAWKGRMLEELSLSGLAARQRTWVERICKAGVAARGVVFLLVGWFFIQAALRADPAEAGGLGEALGTLARQPFGPWLLGLVALGLVAYAVYQLCVARYRRIPTP